The Musa acuminata AAA Group cultivar baxijiao chromosome BXJ2-5, Cavendish_Baxijiao_AAA, whole genome shotgun sequence genomic interval CAAAATGATtctgtttttttttaattatacaaAACTATAAAAACACAAATTGAACCTCTTAAGGGATGAAATTAGTAAACATatttacattaaaaataaaaaataatttaggcATTTGGAATtcattttaaagttttttttaaaaaattaacattttttttttgaaagagtGAGGAGTGAGTTACATTATTCTTGAATATTACTCCAAAAGTAGTATAACTAAggtctttaaaaatatttttttctcaaaactttAGAAAACTTTCTGTGATAATATTCAAATGGTTATAAATTCATCTTAAGTCggataaagataaaaaataatacagATTTAACATCTTAAGAGGTAAGACtagtaaaaatatttattttaaatacttaaaatggaaaaaaatgatcatttatATATTGTAAGTCATTTAAGGGTTTCTGaaaaatttaagtattttttaaaaggGAGAGAGGTAAACTATACTATTTATTAACAATACTCTAAAAATAGTGTgatcatattaaaaaataatgtaaatcaagtctttattatttttttctcaaaacttAAAAATTTTTTTTGGATAATACTCAAGTAATTTTTAGACCAAAGTTGTTATAAGTTCATCTTAAATTAGATAAGCTAAAAAAGGCATAAATTCAGGCTCTTAAGTGTTgaagttagtaaaaaaaatatttttaaatgcttaaaaatagaaaaatggtCATTTATGCCTTTATAATTCAGTTTCAAAGTTTTCTAAAAATATGAGActtctcaaaaaaaataaaaaaagtgagaTGAGTTATATAGTTTTTTAATACGACTACAAAAATAGTGCAACtctaaaaacatttttttttaattatcagaattttttttataatgatattCAAGTGGTTGGTTATAAATTTATCTTAAATTGGGTAAAATTAAAAAGACTTAATTATAACCTCTTGAGTGATAAAATTAGTACAATTACCTAATTTAAAGGCTTAAAACTGAAAAATGGTTATTGAAAACCTATGGAATGTATTTTTCAaagtttttttgaaaatttaagaaTTATTGAAAAGAGCATGAGTTTAGTTataccttttataaaaaaaaaataacccAAAAAGTGCATAATCACATTTAAAAATAGTACATCTTATgtctctaattttttttcttaaaacttgaaaaaaaatttctgataATATTGTAGTGGTTTTTGGTCTAAAGTGATTGTATATTTATCTTAAATTGAGTAAATTAAAAAAAAGCCTAAATTCAATCCTAAACAAAAATAATCCTATTCAATGTAATTCAATttagaaaataaatttttaagcTCACAAAATTTTCTATAATAATATTGTTGTGATCCAGAGGGAGTAAATTCATCTTAAAtggaataaaattaaataaaaattagcataaattaatttttagtaaTTTTTTACGTGGGTGTATCTTTCAAAGAGGGTGACCGATTGCAGCCAGTTTTAGTACGGAGACCACCGGCCGAATCGGTCCCAATCGCGGAAGCACAAGATCTCGACTCGCCCACGCCCACCCTTTCATCGCCTCCGGGGTCTTTGCTGGGGATTCTGCCGAGTCCATCCTCTTCTCCTCGCTCCATCTACCTTTCCTTGTCAAAGATCTCCGTTTTGAGGTAAAAGATCTCGTCTTTTGAGTTCCTTCTTCTAATGATTTTTTCTAGTTTTGTTGTATCTCGTCATATTAGAGTTTGAGGTCTCTGTCAGTTTGGTACTTTGCTTTGATAGATGGGTGCCAGTTTATTGATCTGGATATTTGACTTTGTTGGGCTGGATTAGATGGTTAGATTCTCAACCCGTCGCATAATTTTGGTGGGTTTCGTCGACGAGACTGTAGATTTTATGTCGAGAAGTTGGAGTGTCTCGATATATTGGGGCTTTCTATCAATATTCACAGTTGTAGCTTCTACTGGAATGGATTGATGTCTGTTGCTTCATGCGGTACATTAATCATGAGATTGCCTCGAACAAAGAGAGTTTGATCTTCTTCTATTACGAATCATGATTGCTTGATTTGATATTGAGACGCTAACTTGGCTTCCATGAAAGAAGGGGGAAGAATCTGTGTTGAAAATGGAGGAAAACTTCTGCTTTTTTACCATATGGATTTTGTTTCTTGGGTGTTGATCTTACTGGAAATGTGCTCCTCCTTTTCCTTGTGTGCTTGAGTTCATTTGGATATGTATTTTTGTCTGCACCGGAATGACTTGATCTTTTTAAATTTCTAATaaatattagggtttgacatggcggACAACGAGAAAAAGGAAGAGGGAACTTCTTCTCGTGGGGTTGACTGGGAAGTCGTGTCTCTCACAGCATCTGCCTATGCTGCATCACCTGGTCCAGAATTTGACCCTACTGATGAAAGTAGAGAGATAGGCGTAACCGAACGCGAGTCTTCTGCAGCGTTATTCATGTCTGGTCATTTTGTGTTTCCACCCAGTGAACATGAGAATCTCCCAATAGAACCCAATGTAAGCGAGATCCATATCAAGCCGGAGAGGCATAatgtgagttctgcagtggtagatGTTGGTAATGATGGAGTTGATAATTCTGATAAAGAAAAGATGCAGATTGTATTAGATGATGACCTACATGCCGTCAAGTTTTTTGATGAAGGGAGTAGAATTGCTGTTCGTGATATGGGATTTGAAGACAGCAATAGATCTCAACGACAAAATTTGGTTGGAATGGAGCAAGATATATATGCTGATCCTGATGTCGCTATTCTCTCCGAAGAATGTGAGGGTGGCAGAAAATTTGACGGTGAAGAAGCTTTCGATGTGCATATGGATTCTCCTCGAGATCATACAGAACCAGATGAAGACGAATTTGATGGATCCAACCTTCCCTGCCAATCGTGGTGGAAGAGGCATGCAGTATCATTGTATCGCCAGGCAAAGGAGGCAGATACCTTTTGGTCAGTGGTTGTAGCTGCGGCTGTTGTGGGAATCATTGTTCTGGGGCATCGATGGCAGCGAAACAAATGGCAGCTTCATCAAATTAAATGGAGCTTTAGCATCAACGACGGGGTATGCTTGCTTCTATTGTGCAAAATGCTACTACACTATACAAGCAAATGTTGAAAAATTATTATAGCTTCATGGTCCCAATGTACCACACACACACTTCCTCTCTTTATCAGTTACAGCTGATCCATGATTCTGATAGTAggctatttttttttatgatgatgttgTCAACACCTAGATTATTCGATGTGCATGTATACTCATAACACTTGGCAACAGCAATGAAGTCCCATCAGTTTTGACCATACCCTATCCTGGATGACATATCATAGGgaagaattttaaaatttttatgctcAATTTTGTATGAGATCTATGCCCAGAAGCTTGAACTTGAGATAACtagttttatatttataattcacAAGCAGTCAGAGAAATCATCCAAACCTTTTGTGTATCGGGTTCGAGTTCCCCGttgtagtcttttttttttattattattttttattgagaCAACCATGTATGTGAAAGCTCCACCAATTCAGTTTTGCAACACAATACTGAAATCAATGATGTTTTGCAACTTCCATATGAACTCACAATCAATCAATTAATGCATACATCAGAAATAATTTTGAGAAGTGGTTACTTCAAGTGGCATAGCAGATTTGGATTTTAAAGGGTATAGAGACTATGCTGTGCTGCTTCCGGCTTATGTATCTTGTAGTTAGTTGTTTGCGCTGCCCTTAGCTCAGTTTTTATTTTATTAGCTAACAAAAATCATTTTGACAGAGGATGATGAAAATGCTGAGACCGATTGGCCGGTATAAGGATGTTCTAGTTGGCGCCGCCAGCGGGGCTCGCTGATACACTGAGTTGACACGTCGGCCCAGCTCTCAAGTTGATGATGATGACGAATAAAAAAGAAAGCATATCTTGCATATGAGATGTACTACTGGGAAGTGACTTGTTCAAGTGCCACTATGACTTGGAAGTTTAAAAGTTGTAGCATATTCTGGTCAACTTCTACTTCATGGATTTGTTTAATATGATTTACATTCAAAATCTATGAGGTTTAAATTTCATTCAGTTAATGTGCATGGGAGCATTTTTGCTCACAGCAGATCATTGTATTTGAGACATGAGTATTTTATTTACATTTGCTCATTTAGTCAACTTTGAAATTGTTTGACCTGCAAAATCTGCTCTTAGCCCAAGTCATTTTCTGGTATCAGCATTTTAAATTAAGCTCATAATAGTGTTTCTAGATCCTCATCTTTTACTCATTTTAGTTAAGTGTAAACTAACTCACCAAGTCAATCATACTCACATATGTTGATTGAGCCTTTTATACTTGTGTTAAGCTGTGAATATAGACTTGCATCTGCAGTCCCtccaaatgatgtgattaagacaTTGGTGGAGAAATAATCAATCCACAAACCATCCATTTCGGAATCTTATTCAATAAAGGGAGAGGATGATCTTAGAAATAACATTTAAAGAATTACTTAAAATGATTGATATAACAATACGATAGAATTAATGCAACATCCCTAATTAGTCCAACATCGAAAATGTACAAGACTAAGATTGAgttataagagtctgatgagtgtactactatcaacttcagcttaagcattttggtcagttgtttaaaccaaacgaagttgataggctagttagcctgtCAGGCTCGGGGCCTTTGAGTGGGGGTAATTGTAACATCcctaattagtcccacatcgaaagtgggcaagactaaaattgacttataaaggtctgatgagtatactattatcaactttAGCTTGATCAgttgtttagaccaaacgaagttgataggctaattAGCCCATCAGCCTCGGGTCATGATAATTAAAAAGATAACATTAGAGGATATTGATATCAAACTATAGATAATCATATGGCAAAGTTGATATGTTATCATTATCAAACTATAGATAATCATATGGCAAAGTTGATATGTTATCATTTGAATGATCCTAACACCAATATAATCAATCCATATTTGTTGGCTGCTTCTTTATAAATTTAGCTTCATAATCCAAAAATACCAAATTCTTTATTGAATTGATATAACAATACCAAATATATATTAAGCTGTCATAATATAATTTCCCATATAAATCCAAGCAAGAAGCTATACCAACATGAAGTTATTATTTGCATTAGCAAGTAAGCTCCCACGTATTTTGTATTGAGCACATGTCATAATAAGTTTTACTGATACAGCAACAGAGCTCTTATTGCACGTAATTTAATGGTATATAGAACTAAATCTAGTAGTGGCCatttccgccgccgccgccgccgtaccCAGAACCATAACCAGAACCGTAGCCAGAGCCGGAGCCGGAGCCCattccaccaccacctccaccccCTCCACCACTTCCATAGCCTCTACCTTGAGCGCCGCCAGCGCCAGAACCATAGCCGGATCCATAGCCATGACCAGAACCGTATCCAGAGCCTTCACCACCACCTTCCCCTccgccgccaccaccgccgcctccgccacctCTGCCATATCCTCCGGCACTCCCGCCACCAGCACCTTCACCATACCCGGAGCCGTAGCCATGTCCATACCCAGAGCCGGCGCCTGAACCTCCGCCTTCTCCCCCGCCGCCACCGCCTCCTCCTCCAGCACTGCCACCACCGGCACCCGCCCCATAACCGGACCCATAGCCATGTCCGGCGCCATAACCAGATCCTTCACCAcccccttctccaccgccaccgccaccaccgccCCCTCTACCAGACCCTCCCGCACTCCCCCCACCGGCACCCTCACCATATCCAGAGCCACCGCCACTACCACCAGCtccaccacctccacctccacctcctcctcctccgccacctccGGCGCTAACTCCAGCCAGAGATCTAGCGGCGAAGGCGAGCTGGAGGCTAAGGAGAGCAATGAAGCCTAGAACACAAAGCCTAACACGAGTTCTACTAGCCATGGTTGCTGTATCCCAGCAGCAatcgaagggtatttataggccttctcTGCATGGCTAAGAGTCCAAATCCGAGGCCACAATTCACGTAGTTTGTGGAGGCAGGTCGGCAAGTGGGATTCTCTCGGTCACCATCTCAGTGGCATTCTCTATCAACGCTGCAATTATTTCCATATCTCTCCCTTTGGTTGCTGTCAAATCATGTCATCGACATCCACCAGCACTGGAACGTTCTCTACGTCGCTCGGAACTCGTTCCGCGTCCGAAGCACTTCTCGGAGTTCTCCACTATGCTGATTCCATGGCTCTCGTTGTTGCATGGCAGAGAGAACCACCACCGCCCAACCTTCATTTGCGGCCGTCGGTGtcccaacctctctctctctcatctgcgAGTTGAGTGCCATGCGACAGCAGCTGCACCGCTCACCGGAGTCTATGTTTCGTCTACCACATCGCTGAATAGCTCTTCTTCTAATCGAGACACTTGGGTGAAGCATAAGCAAGCTAAATCCAGTGGAAAGGTTAGGTAGAACACCACCAAGATTGCAGTGCATGGTGGATTTACTTGAACAGTAGATTACAATCAATCATAAGCATGCAAATACTATGGTATGATCGAGATCTAATCTTAAGACATGATTATATATGAATCCGATCCACCTTGACAAAATCTTTGTCTTCAACGATAAAATCAAATGTGAATAAGAACGACGATAATAACAAAGAGTCGAAATACAAGAAAAGAAACAATCAAAATGGCCATGAAATTaaaatcaatcataaaaaaaataatgagtatatgaaaatagttaaaatatttaattcaatcaaAATATAATGAAGTGAAGAGAGAATATTTTGGGTCTGTTTCTAGTGGGATTTTGGAAGCCATAGCACTTGCGAGGGAATAAAATTAACTTTGTTGAGTTTGAATTATATGTTTgtctaatttaatatcatatattcATTAGAttcttataaataaatttaaaatttaattcaATTATAATGTAAAACTAAAAAGAAATGTTATAAGTATTTTGTTAGAGAGTATTGACGGCATATATGAACTGATATTTTTTTGCCAATTATTTGATATTAATGTTGATAGAAgtgaaatagaaagaagaagattgaaTTGATTAAAATAATACATAATACTCaatatttatacatgtttagaatgaagaatttttctttaacagATTTATGATATCTGTAGTTGGGAAGATCTTTGTTGTTGTTAAGATTATTATCACGGAAGATCTTGATTGTTGTTGAGGTTGTTATCACGAGAGATCTTGATGTGACCGACGAGTTGACCAATCGAATTTGAATGATCATGTGTAGGACTCAATTTTATGGCCATTAAGATGTAAAAAATAAGATTAGTCTTACATATTCCACTTATACaattaagattttgatgattaataaTAAGGTTTTGTATTTATTGAGATTTACAATGAGAACATTAGTCCACTTGTAAGAAACAACAGTAGTTGTTTTATTGATCTCAAGAAAGTAGTCTTACAAGCACTTATTAGACACGTATTTCGAACATTACTACAACTCAGTGGTGTCCATCTACTCCTCCGCTACCATAGCCAGAGCCGTAGCCATGCCCAGACCCGTATCCCGAGCCTTCACCGCCCCCTtctccgccaccaccaccacctcctccgcctccgcctccgcctctgcCGTATCCTCCGGCACTCCCTCCACCAGCACCTGCGCCATATCCGGAGCCGTACCCGTGCCCGGAACCGTAGCCAGCGCCTGCACCTCCCccttctccccctcctcctccgcctccgccgccgcctcctgcaCCATACCCTCCGGCACTCCCGCCACCGGCACCTGCGCCATAACCGGACCCATAGCCATGCCCTAAGCCATAGCCAGATCCTTCACCAaccccttctccaccgccaccgccaccaccgccCCCACTACCATACCCTCCCGCACTCCCCCCACCGGCACCCTCGCCATATCCAGAGCCGTGGCCGGAGCCATATCCGGAGCCACCGCCACTAGCTccaccacctccacctcctcctcctccgccacctccGGCGCTAGTTCCAGCCAGCGATCTACTAGCGAAGGCGAGCTGGAGGCTGAGGAGGGCAATGAAAGCAAGAGCCCAGAGCTTAACACAAGTTGTTCTACCAGCCATGGTTGCAACACTAGTGAACTGAGAGCTGAATTTATAGGCCTTCCTTGCATGGCTATCAGTCCAAATCCGAGGCCATTATGGGTGGACGTAGTTTTAGCTGCCGGAAGTAAAGCGCGTGTGAAACGAGGACTCGTGGACGAAGCCGAACGCGGTGGGCGGTCCATTGGTTTGGAACACGCGTCCGGTCCCAGTAGTTCACCGCCACCCTGTCTCTTCTTGCTTCCTCAACCGTTGTCTACATCACTTTTGGTTTTTGAAGACTTGTCTCCATCGATTTGGTTAGTGGGATTCCCTCCGGATAGCTATCGGCCAACCTTATCCATCCCTTCTCTTCCTCGCATTCATATACGAGTGTGCGAGGTGTGGCTTCTGCTGTGCCGAGGTCTACCCTATTCCGCGTTTGAAGCACCTCAAAGGCTACGATGAAGATAAATGTCAATCTCCTGCTTCGGGTCGATTCCTACGCGCATCACGATGCACTCCTGCGTTGCCTTCttgtgtcattgtcactgtcccaaTCCAGTGGCCAATCACTCcaacccccctctctctctcctttggaTTGCTTCGTCATGGTTGGGGCGTGTGTTGTTCATGTTATTTTAAGGTTGTCTAATCCACCAGATTGCTTTTAGTTCTTCTCATCGAGACACTTGGGGAAGCGCAGGGCAAGCTAAATCCAGCGGGATAGTTTAGGTGAAACAGCACTAAGACTCCAGTTTTCTTGTATAATAACCTCGAAGTTGATCGTATGATGCGATATTGATGGATTGATGCGATCAGATTCGGATACGAGATGGGAACAAGTTGATAACAGGGCAAGCTAAATCCTTAGTTTTCTGTGTCTTTCAACGGGACTTCCTTCTTGTAGGTGAAATGACTTCAAGGAAGGAATAACAtgcagaataataataataataataataataataataataataataataataataatagattggACAGTTATAATTTTACTTGATTAGTGTCAGGACATCTGAGTAATTAAGTATAAGAGAATAATATTTATTCTGATAATTAAAATACAATAATTATCATAAATTGGAGCCCTCATTGTACTTTATTTATAGGGTTACTTGGACAAATGAACATTGTTCGAGATGTTCATTAACGGATAGGTAATAAAAGCCAATTTATACATCCAACATTTATTAGGACTCGTACACAGTAGTAGCTGTAAGAGATTGATGACACGGCTTCCACTTACGGAAACAAGCAATAAGACATACGTAGCCATTCTTTATATCACCGAGAAAGCTTATTTggtattacacacacacacatccgcATCTTACATTACTGTTTACCGGTAGTGCAGCGTCGAGATCAAATCTAGTAGTGACCGTTTCCTCCTCCGCTACCGTAGCCTGAGCCGGAACCAGCGCCGGAGCCGGAGCCCGAGCCCGAGCCCTCTCCACCGCCACCTCCACCCCCTCCACCACTCCCGTAACCTCCACCCTGAGCGCCACCAGCACCAGCGCCGTAGCCGGATCCATAGCCATGGCCAGACCCATATCCCGAGCCTTCACCAACCCCTTCTCCCCCGCCGCCACCTCCGCCGCCTCCTCTACCGTATCCACCAGCACTCCCACCACCGGCACCTTCACCATATCCAGAGCCAGAGCCATAGCCATGCCCGGAACCGGAGCCAGCGCCTTCACCTCCTCCTTCTCCCCCGCCACCgccgcctccacctcctcctcctctaccatACCCTCCCGCACTCCCCCTACCGCCGCCCTCACCATATCCGGAGCCGTAACCTGAACCATATCCAGAGTCACCACCACCTCCACCGCccccaccgccgccgcctccacctccacctccggcTCCAGTTCCATACAGGGATCTAGAGGCCAAGGCGAGCTGGAGGCTGAGGAGAGCACAGAAGGCAAGAGCGCAGAGCTCCACACGCGCTGTTCTACCAGCCATGGTAGCTACACTTGCACGAGTAGTGAACCGAGAGATGAGATAGTGGTGAATGGAGGGAGGTAgcgaagggtatttatagaccttctCTGCATGGCTAAGCGTCCAAATCCGAGGCCGTAATGCACGTAGTTTTCGGGGCCCCCACAAGAAGTCTGTGTGAACTGAGGACTTTAATTGAAGACACCTCAGCAAATGCATGTTTGCTTCTCTGGCACGTCCTCCTCCTCTCGTCTTGAAGCTTTATTAGTGGGATTCTCCCATAGTTGCTATCAAGCGACTTCTACTCCCTCCAAACTTGGTTTCACGTCAGATACGGAAGAAGAGTTGGATTTATTTGCTTGTTGATATGGGTAAATGAAATGTGGAGAGTTAGAATATTGCATCGACATCAACACCATGACATCCGATGGTCCAAGTGATTCTTCACGTTCGAGTAACACTCGACGTTGACGATAAGTGCATCATCACCGATGTATCAGACATCCAAATTAACATGATTTGTTTTATCTCTTATCAACTTAGCATTTCGAATCAGAGATAGCATAGGTAGTTCATGACAAGTGAGTGGCATGAAAGTGATCATACATAACAGTTCATTACCTTGTTGGCTTCTGTCAAAGTCTCACCCATAGTTTGACTTCGGCTACCACCTCCTCAATCAAAATCCAATGCCCATCTACGCCTCGTTCGTTCCTTGTTTCGTCTTCCCCATCGCTCACAGTTCTTCACATCGACTTACATGGCGAAGTTTGAGGCATATCCGGTGGGACAGGTTAGGTGAAAGGTCACTGAGATACCAGCAGTGGTCGGCAGTGCATGGATTCTTTACTTCAATTGTGAGCCCAAAATAAACATATCAATGAACTTGTTTGATTAATTGCTCCTTATCTTATCTTTTACTTCATCCACGGCCAAAAAAGATTACCGtgacttcctctctctctctctatctctctctctctctctctctctctctctctctctctctctctctctctctctctatatatatatatatatatatatatatatatatatatatatatatatatatatatatatatatatatatatatatatatatatatatatatatatatatatatatatatatatatatatatatatatatatatatatatatatatatatagtgttcaaAACTTAAATCCTTCTTATGTCTATACCCAAAAAATAGGTACTtctcaaatttaaaaaataaaaaaagatcacATGAGCAAATCATAACCCAAAAAAAGATAGTTTCTAAAATATTTCGATATATAACCCTAATTTTGATTGGGTTCATATTATAACCATACTCACTAAATAAATATCATTGataatttttctatttataaTTAGGTTCTTAGATAAAATTAAGACTATCACAACGTCTTTGATTGATTATACTTCATTATTTAGTAGTAATAATGGTTTTGTTAAGTATTCTAATTGGATGTGAAAGGTTATTTGAATCATTAGTCATTTTTTTGTTGACATACAAAATTGACTTAAGATCAAAATTAAACTTAGTATCCACTCATAATGATCGAATATCCTCATGTACTtttcttatataaaaaaaattaaattttaaagttTGGATCAATAGACTCTTTCATTTTAAGATTATTAATCTCTAACCCATCCAATGTTAATATTTAACTCATctctatttttgtttggcaaatgAATAATAATTTCTAATATTTCTTCTTTCATGTATCGATTAAAGGCAATCAACAAATCATATTTCTGACTTTtgaggtgttaggactctagctatgagagtcctaattgagaggggtattcatgtaaaacctacgacccctattaaagaggtgaagagatcagttagggtttggaggttattttttagagaagaattagaagttataaaataatatgagtcttgagtaagagtcctattaggagtcttgagtagaagtcttaattgaataggagtcttgagtaggagtcctattaggagttaa includes:
- the LOC135612774 gene encoding ATG8-interacting protein 1-like, which codes for MADNEKKEEGTSSRGVDWEVVSLTASAYAASPGPEFDPTDESREIGVTERESSAALFMSGHFVFPPSEHENLPIEPNVSEIHIKPERHNVSSAVVDVGNDGVDNSDKEKMQIVLDDDLHAVKFFDEGSRIAVRDMGFEDSNRSQRQNLVGMEQDIYADPDVAILSEECEGGRKFDGEEAFDVHMDSPRDHTEPDEDEFDGSNLPCQSWWKRHAVSLYRQAKEADTFWSVVVAAAVVGIIVLGHRWQRNKWQLHQIKWSFSINDGRMMKMLRPIGRYKDVLVGAASGAR
- the LOC108952827 gene encoding glycine-rich cell wall structural protein 1, producing the protein MAGRTARVELCALAFCALLSLQLALASRSLYGTGAGGGGGGGGGGGGGGGGDSGYGSGYGSGYGEGGGRGSAGGYGRGGGGGGGGGGGEGGGEGAGSGSGHGYGSGSGYGEGAGGGSAGGYGRGGGGGGGGGEGVGEGSGYGSGHGYGSGYGAGAGGAQGGGYGSGGGGGGGGGEGSGSGSGSGAGSGSGYGSGGGNGHYYHARKAYKFSSQFTSVATMAGRTTCVKLWALAFIALLSLQLAFASRSLAGTSAGGGGGGGGGGGGASGGGSGYGSGHGSGYGEGAGGGSAGGYGSGGGGGGGGGEGVGEGSGYGLGHGYGSGYGAGAGGGSAGGYGAGGGGGGGGGGGEGGGAGAGYGSGHGYGSGYGAGAGGGSAGGYGRGGGGGGGGGGGGGEGGGEGSGYGSGHGYGSGYGSGGVDGPTMASRTRVRLCVLGFIALLSLQLAFAARSLAGVSAGGGGGGGGGGGGGGAGGSGGGSGYGEGAGGGSAGGSGRGGGGGGGGGEGGGEGSGYGAGHGYGSGYGAGAGGGSAGGGGGGGGGEGGGSGAGSGYGHGYGSGYGEGAGGGSAGGYGRGGGGGGGGGGGEGGGEGSGYGSGHGYGSGYGSGAGGAQGRGYGSGGGGGGGGGMGSGSGSGYGSGYGSGYGGGGGGNGHY